In Granulicatella elegans, one genomic interval encodes:
- a CDS encoding DUF1002 domain-containing protein: MKKLFRPIIVATMLLGLVSQQVYAIDTTAINEKWGKPTVVYGGGLNDQQIKETSKLLGIKDENTVTTTKATGEDLVKYLGAGEANTSVMISSVMVQKRNKGEGVKVHIATPKNITLVTSEQYANAAITAGVADAEIEVAAVSKVTGESALTGVYKAFEANGVVLDEKRTAVAQKELELTNQIAQEQSKEKGFDAAKLDQAMIDIKKALAEIKEKQGQVATKEDVERIVNEALKKYGLDTVISPTQVNNIIQFALSYQQTSAIDSKQVLEQLNSLSNTVKGKIGQLVDQANREGWLDKIVTFFKEIFNAIFSSK, translated from the coding sequence ATGAAAAAACTATTTCGCCCTATCATTGTTGCTACAATGTTATTAGGTCTTGTTTCTCAGCAAGTATATGCCATAGATACAACAGCGATTAATGAGAAATGGGGAAAACCAACTGTTGTTTACGGTGGTGGTTTAAATGATCAACAAATCAAAGAAACATCTAAATTGTTAGGAATTAAAGATGAAAATACAGTGACAACAACAAAAGCTACAGGAGAAGATTTAGTAAAATACTTAGGAGCTGGTGAAGCGAATACTTCGGTAATGATTTCATCTGTCATGGTTCAAAAGAGAAATAAAGGAGAAGGGGTAAAAGTTCATATTGCTACTCCGAAAAATATTACTCTTGTTACTTCTGAACAATATGCTAATGCAGCGATTACAGCAGGAGTAGCGGATGCAGAAATTGAAGTCGCAGCAGTGTCTAAAGTAACGGGTGAATCAGCTTTAACAGGTGTGTATAAAGCGTTTGAAGCAAATGGAGTTGTATTAGATGAAAAACGTACAGCAGTTGCTCAAAAAGAGCTAGAGTTAACCAATCAAATTGCCCAAGAACAATCAAAAGAAAAAGGGTTTGATGCTGCAAAATTAGATCAAGCTATGATTGATATTAAGAAAGCTCTAGCAGAAATCAAAGAAAAACAAGGTCAAGTAGCCACAAAAGAAGATGTTGAGAGAATTGTGAATGAGGCACTGAAAAAATATGGATTAGATACAGTGATTAGTCCAACTCAAGTGAATAATATTATTCAGTTTGCCTTAAGTTACCAACAAACTAGTGCGATTGATTCCAAACAAGTATTAGAACAATTAAATTCATTATCAAATACTGTAAAAGGAAAAATTGGTCAATTAGTGGATCAAGCCAATCGTGAAGGATGGCTTGATAAAATTGTGACATTTTTCAAAGAAATATTCAATGCTATTTTTAGTTCAAAATAA
- a CDS encoding DMT family transporter: protein MDKLVKGRIYTLIGAVAWGLSGACAQYLMNDSAVSPIYLTSLRMMIAGLVLTLFACWKQPKQFREVVKSPKIMGRMLFLGIFGLMLCQLTYLFAIHSSNAGTATVLQYTCPILIVIYVSLKEKAVPTVMEFVAIIFALVGTFVIATHGNPFNLSLSPSGLFWGIISAFAYALYTLLPGKLIQQWGSLIVTGLGLLSGGILFYIGSASWQYTIQWKPYTFIAFIGIIGIGTIFAYTLFLEGVSLIGPVQGSLLASAEPISSVFFSIVLLGEVFKGIDIVGIILILIAVYLITMKEQLQEKHMKIKH, encoded by the coding sequence GTGGATAAATTAGTAAAAGGTAGAATTTATACATTAATCGGTGCAGTTGCGTGGGGATTATCAGGAGCCTGTGCTCAATATTTGATGAATGATTCAGCAGTTTCTCCTATCTATTTAACCTCACTTCGAATGATGATTGCAGGTTTAGTTTTAACTCTTTTTGCATGTTGGAAACAACCAAAGCAATTTCGTGAAGTAGTGAAATCTCCAAAAATAATGGGAAGAATGTTATTTTTGGGAATTTTTGGTTTGATGTTATGTCAATTGACGTATTTATTTGCGATTCATTCGTCTAATGCTGGAACAGCGACTGTACTACAATATACTTGCCCGATTTTAATTGTTATTTATGTGAGTTTAAAAGAGAAGGCAGTACCAACAGTAATGGAGTTTGTTGCGATCATTTTTGCTTTAGTAGGTACGTTTGTTATTGCGACTCATGGAAATCCATTTAACCTATCCCTTAGTCCATCAGGTTTGTTTTGGGGAATTATTTCCGCATTTGCCTATGCATTATATACTTTGCTACCAGGAAAATTAATTCAGCAATGGGGAAGTTTAATTGTAACTGGATTAGGATTATTGTCCGGTGGAATTTTATTTTATATCGGTAGTGCTAGTTGGCAATATACGATTCAATGGAAACCTTATACATTCATTGCCTTTATCGGAATTATTGGAATTGGAACGATTTTTGCCTATACATTGTTTTTAGAAGGAGTTTCACTCATTGGACCTGTTCAAGGAAGTTTGTTAGCTTCAGCTGAGCCGATTTCGTCGGTATTCTTTTCAATTGTATTATTAGGAGAAGTATTCAAAGGAATCGATATTGTGGGAATCATACTCATCTTAATAGCGGTTTATCTCATTACAATGAAAGAACAATTACAAGAAAAACATATGAAAATAAAACATTAG
- a CDS encoding TrkH family potassium uptake protein: MQRRTVCYLVGKILQVEALLLLLPVIVSLIYRESFHQLLSYAGTIALLVIIGTICTLAKPKNMKIMPCDGIVTVALSWILLSFFGGLPFVFAGEIPNLADAFFETASGFTTTGSSILSDLSILGYSSLFWRSFTHLVGGMGVLVFALAILPSTRSDSVQLMRAEVPGPVFGKLVSKLSKTARILYAIYLVMTAILVLILMLVKVPLFDALLLSFGTAGTGGFSINNAGFAIYQNSEMVEWIIGIGMMLFGVNFNLYYLLILGSIREVLTDEEGRFYIGIIAFASVVIFASLSIVQSQLNIPFRSVFFTVSSIITTTGYSTADFGQWGVFPQVVLLLLMFVGGCAGSTAGGIKVSRVVIYFKNAIAEIKKMGQPRRLIMSKFNGKVVDDKMSSGIANYLLVYVAVFLVLLMIVSVEAPDFLTAFSTVAATFNNIGPGLGEVGPTSNFSMYSDFNTILLSLGMIAGRLEIYPMILLFSTTSLGAFFISEKKEESCG; this comes from the coding sequence TTGCAAAGAAGAACAGTATGTTATTTGGTAGGGAAAATTTTACAAGTTGAAGCTTTATTATTACTTCTACCAGTAATTGTTAGTTTGATTTATCGAGAAAGTTTCCATCAACTGCTAAGTTATGCGGGAACAATCGCTTTATTAGTTATCATTGGTACAATTTGTACACTAGCCAAACCTAAAAATATGAAAATCATGCCATGTGATGGGATTGTAACGGTAGCGTTAAGTTGGATATTATTATCATTTTTTGGTGGGCTACCCTTTGTATTTGCAGGAGAGATTCCAAATTTAGCAGATGCATTTTTTGAAACAGCTAGTGGTTTTACAACAACTGGTTCAAGTATTTTAAGTGATTTGTCTATTTTAGGGTATTCTTCCTTATTTTGGCGTAGTTTTACCCATTTAGTCGGAGGAATGGGAGTATTAGTATTTGCATTAGCTATTTTACCAAGTACGCGATCTGATTCCGTTCAGTTAATGCGTGCAGAAGTTCCTGGACCTGTTTTTGGAAAATTAGTCTCTAAACTATCAAAAACTGCCCGTATTTTATATGCGATTTATCTAGTGATGACAGCAATATTGGTGTTGATTTTGATGCTTGTTAAAGTGCCGTTATTTGATGCGTTATTATTATCCTTTGGGACTGCTGGCACAGGAGGATTCTCTATAAACAATGCAGGATTTGCCATTTATCAAAATTCTGAGATGGTTGAATGGATTATCGGAATTGGAATGATGCTCTTTGGAGTGAATTTTAACTTATATTATTTACTAATATTAGGGTCGATTCGAGAAGTGTTAACCGATGAGGAAGGACGTTTCTATATTGGAATTATTGCATTTGCCTCAGTAGTTATTTTTGCTTCACTAAGTATCGTTCAATCGCAATTAAATATTCCATTTAGAAGTGTATTTTTTACGGTTTCATCTATTATTACAACAACAGGATATTCAACAGCTGATTTCGGTCAGTGGGGAGTATTTCCACAAGTAGTGTTATTATTACTAATGTTTGTAGGTGGCTGTGCAGGTTCAACTGCTGGGGGAATTAAAGTTTCTCGTGTAGTGATTTATTTTAAAAATGCCATCGCTGAAATTAAAAAAATGGGACAACCACGTCGATTGATTATGTCGAAGTTTAACGGTAAAGTAGTCGATGATAAAATGTCGAGTGGAATTGCAAATTACTTATTAGTGTATGTTGCTGTATTTTTAGTATTATTAATGATTGTTTCTGTTGAAGCACCTGACTTTCTAACAGCATTTTCAACTGTCGCAGCGACCTTTAATAATATTGGTCCTGGTTTAGGAGAAGTGGGACCAACAAGTAATTTCTCTATGTATTCTGATTTTAATACGATTTTATTATCTCTTGGAATGATTGCTGGACGTCTAGAGATTTATCCAATGATTTTATTATTCTCTACTACTTCACTAGGAGCGTTTTTTATTTCTGAAAAAAAGGAGGAATCTTGTGGATAA